Part of the Micromonospora rhizosphaerae genome is shown below.
CGCTGACACGGCGGGCGCGACCGCGAGCATCGTGGACCTGACCCCGGCGGAGCTCGCGGCGGCGCCGGACGTGCCTGATGTCACCGACTTCTCCTCGCGGGGACCGTCAACGACCACGGGTGGCGACATCCTCAAGCCTGACATTGCCGCACCCGGCAACGATGTCGTCGCCGCGGTGGCGCCGCCGAGCAACCACGGCCGGGACTGGGACTTCTACTCGGGCACCTCGATGTCCTCGCCGCATATCGCGGGCATCGGCGCGCTCATGAAGCAGCTGCACCCGGGCTGGCTGCCGTCTGAGATCAAGTCCGCGCTCATGACGTCGGCGATCGACACCAAGACGACGACGAGCCCGTTCGCCCAGGGCGCCGGATTCGTGAACCCGAATCGTGCGGCCGATCCCGGACTGGTGTACCCGGTGGGTCCGAACGACTACCGCAGCTACATGATCAGTCTCGGTGTCCAGTTCGCGCCGCCGTTCGACACCCTTCCGCCGGTCTCCGGCACGGACCTGAACCAGGCGTCGATCGCGATCGGCGGACTGGCCGGCGTCCAAACGGTGACACGCACGGTGAGGAACGCCGGCTCCACGACGGCGACCTACACCGCCACGGCGAGCGTCCCCGGCTTCACCACCGTGGTGTCGCCGTCCAGCTTCACGCTGGCACCGAACGCGACGCAGACCTTCACGGTGACGTTCAGCCGGACCACGGCTCCGCTGGGCGCGTATGCCACCGGCAATTTGACGTGGTCGGACGGAACCCACAGCGCGCGGAGCCCAATCGCGCTGCGGCCCGTGGCTGTGAAGGCGCCGAGCGAGGTGACCGGGGCGATCACGGCCGGGTCGACGACCTTCGCCGTCACGCCCGGCTCCACGGCCCCGGCGCTGGGCACATCTGTCGCCGGGATGGCCGGGGTGACGCCGGTCGCCGACAGTGTCACGACCGGACCGTTCGACACCAACAACCCGGTTGTGGGTGCCGGCACGAAGGTTTACCACGTGACGGTTCCGAATGACACCAAGGCGGCCCGGTTCGACCTTGTCTCCAACGACAAGACGGCCGACCTCGACTTGTTCGTCTACAAGGCGGGCACGCTCGTGGCCCTGTCGGCCTCCGGCTCGTCGGACGAACGGGTGACACTGACGGCACCGGCTCCGGGCACGTACGACGTCTACGTCAACGGGTTCGCAACGCCCGGCGGCTCGACCTCGTACGGTCTCAGCAACTGGGTGGTGCCGAACAGCGCCGCGGGCAACCTGAATGTCAGTGACAGCCCGGTTACCGCCGGCATACCGGTGACGCTGACCGCGACCTGGACGGGTCTCGACCCGGCCAAGCGGTACTTCGGTGTGATCTCCTACGCTGGCGCCACCAACGTCACCTTCATCACGGTGGGCTGACCTCGGCAGGCACGAAACACGCAAGGGCCCGGCAGCTTCAGCTGCCGGGCCCTTCTCTGCAGTAGGAACCACCCGGCGGTGCGCGACGAGCCGGCCGACCATGCGTTGCGGCCTAGCGTCTCGACAGGGTGCCGCTCAGCATGGCGTCGGCCGACTGGAGGCGGATCTGGCTGACCTCGGCGACCGCCAGCCGGAGCCGGTACCCGAAGGTTCCCGTGCGGTTGACGACCTGGCAGGTGCCGATCGCGTGCGTGGCGCCGGCACGGTCAACGGCGAGGACCGCGTACGCGCCGTCGGCCGGCGCGGCGGTCACGGTGACCAACAGCCAGGACGGGTTCCCCTGGTAGAGGAAGACGGTGCCGGCCGGTCGTGCGTCGGCAGTGGTCAGGGCGGTTGCCTTGAGGTACCGACCGTTGGCAACGGCGAGCGTCCGCCGGTACTGGTCAGCGAGGCGCCGGTCCTCCGCGGTCCGCGACTGGATGAACAGCGCCCCGCCGGCAGCGGCGAGCAGCAGGCAGACCGCGAACGCCAGGGCCGCCACGACTCGCCGACGGGCCAGGAGCCGCCGCCGGGGTGGCGGC
Proteins encoded:
- a CDS encoding anti-sigma factor family protein, which produces MSELPQCRDVHDLLPELATGAAAGDDRAWALAHVSRCHDCRRELSQLTATADAVLLLAPPVDPPPRFESRVLARLHAAPAPPPRRRLLARRRVVAALAFAVCLLLAAAGGALFIQSRTAEDRRLADQYRRTLAVANGRYLKATALTTADARPAGTVFLYQGNPSWLLVTVTAAPADGAYAVLAVDRAGATHAIGTCQVVNRTGTFGYRLRLAVAEVSQIRLQSADAMLSGTLSRR